ttataagggtgtggaaacctctccctagccgacgcgttttaaaatcgtgaaattgacggtgatacgtaatggggcaaagcggacaatatctactagcagtgggtttgagttgttacaaatggtattagagccagacatcgggcggtgtgccaacgaggacgctaggcctcgaaggggggtggattgtgagatcccatatcggttggagaggggaacgaaacattctttataaaggtgtagaaacctctcctagtagacgcgttttaaaaccgtgaggccgacagcaatacgtaacacagaccaaagcggacaatatttactagcaatggtttgagttgttacaagaACTATCTACAACAATTTATTCAAGAAAATCCAAGATATGAAGGTTTTTTTCCATAATCGTACAAATGCAATGCATCTCGCTATCTCAAACTCATTACACCTCAGAACGGAAAAGAAACAACCAAATTTATACAAGCTCATTGGAACTAAGAAGGAGAGAATCAATTTCCCTTTTCCTGAATTTATGAACAGAATCCATTCTACAATATGACCTCATTCTGAATCCTGAGAACTGCTTTCAGTCATCAATATGTTCACATTTCAAGAAGTTGCCCTGTTATACGCCAATGAGCTAGGGAAGGAAAGTGCTCCCAAGCGAACAATATAGCTATGGGAACGCCTAAATAACGGCACATATGTGTCAAAATGACAAGCAAAAGGCcggaatatattatttctaagtGTAGTACATAAATATAGTGCTTCACCAAAATAACTTTTACCGCAGATGTCTAGATTCTCCAAATGTTCTTTTTGGCAAGAAAAAAAGGTTTCATTAATGccaaaaaagaagagacaGATGAACAAGACATCAGCCTATGACAAAACTCTATCCAAAGGAGATCATAAAAGTACAGCAGGGTTCATCTCTTATTCATTAAAcgtattttatttccttttgtACAAAGCTTTTCCTTCTGTATTTGTGAATACTTTGTGTGTCTAGGCTTATATTTTTCGTCCTATTGCGGACACGAACATATAAATCATTTATCTCTTCAATATATCATTCCTCTATTTCATATCTTGCCTTCTCCCTTCATCTCTTGCAATTCCACCCTTCGATCTTACAAACCTAAGAACTACCAACATTTAACGGTTCGTTCTCCACAATGAAATATAGCCTACGCCTAAGGAAGCATAGAATTGAAATACAGTTTCCCTGATAGAGATCTGCTAAGAATTTGACCAAAGAACTACTATCCACTTGAAAGTCAGCCTTCAATAAGAAAGCCATGTATAGCAATATAAAACTAGTCTTTTACCATGACTGTAGCGACAACAACCTATTTCCCAACCCCAAGGATCTCTTGACACTTCGAGTGATTCTACTTTTTAATATAGGCCAGCTCACTTTTGCTTTCTAATGAGCCTGACATGAGACCGTTCTCGACCAACAGAAACAGCCATGTTCCATCTAATGCAGTCGTGGCTATCATAATTACAATCTGTTGCTTACTGTGCAAAATTTCTAATAGACCTCTCCAAGTTCTTAGTCACAATGGGAAGAATTCTAAAAACcaggaaaggaaaagaaaagaaaagaaaaacaggtAGGAATATTTGTATCCATCAACTTGGCCAAAGTGAGGTTGCAAAAACAACCActtcttccatttcaaaaGCTTAGTTGGCAACTTTTTCCATCACAAATTTTTGGAACTTACAAATCTAAAGGTTGCTGCCAAGAGGCAATCCTAAATATTCAATGGTTCGAGTACCAAAGCTCACAAGCCAACATTAGTAGCCAATTCAACCATTGCCTATATAAAATTGTGACCCGGATCTCGCAGATTTTTCGATTGGGAACAATTACGTataggaaaattttcaagttctttAACTCCTTGTGTGTTTAGTGGAATATCTAAGGGACTATATAActtttttgatttgtttactatTTATAAACATCATACATACATAAATATCTTCCTTGTCTTCTAATCTACAGATTTCTTCCTTGTTGTCTAATCtactttcaaaaatatttttcttacctTCTagccaaattttgaaaaccaaAAAACAGCAGTTGTTTTCCCTAAACCTGAGTTTGTCATTCTGAAATTAGCGAAAAGTTCTAATGTTTTCATAAGTTTAGACTAAACCAGCACCTAGatacattgaaaaaaaatggaaagaagattAACAGATGCTCAGATTAAATCTAATTCGAGGGTCAAAGTAAATTAACATACATGAAACTGCTGATAAATAGATCCCAAAACAACAAATCAACAGCAAAGATGGCTCTCTACAGTTATCATTTCGATCTATATCATCGGATCCAATCAAATTGAGACAGCAAGCCTCAAGACAGAGCAAAAATAAGAACAGACGAATAAGGGAGAAACTTACGAGATCTTTGAAGATGATAAAAGCtacaatgaagaaaagaacgaAAAGTATCTCAAACTCCGCCATCTTCAAGAATCTGAACGCCGTTTTCAGAAACCCTACAACCATCGATTCATTCCCATTCCTGCTCCGACCACCTGCTCGAGCCATAGCCACCGGTTACGATCGCTGCTTTTGACGAACTGTGGTTTCTCTTCAATGATCAAAGAGGCAAATGTAGAAATTTTCCTCTATCCAGAATTTAATTTGGCCAAATTTCTCCCTTTCGAATTCAGAGAGTTGAACGCGTTAAGAGACTCCTCGATTtcatatgatattttattcaGATTTCGGTTTGAACACTCTACTCTCCCTCaaaacaatttcataattttttttaaaatttttttaaattttttttaatatcctttatttaaaaaatattggtgTTGTTTtagaaattacaatattactTTACAccttcataaatattttaaatttatcataatttatactaatttcaaatttaatttatataaacatCTTAGTCGCAGTCACGTCGTTTCACTTCTATTTTCATCCAACATTCTAATAGATTTCTACTGGAGAAGAATCAAGTCCCATTTTATAACacaatcatttaatttttttgaaaaaagtaatttccaacacattttaaaacatattacGAGACAACATTCTCCGACCCCTTGTATCGTTGTAGTTAGAGATGATCTTGCCCATAAGCTTACTTTGCCAATTGGTAAGGCACGAGAGGTACAACCAAGCCTATATCCATTTAGATGAAGTTACAAGACGTATGAAATAAGAGGAGCAATAATCATTCATGAACGTCACTCCAAAAGATTAACCTGATCTAAtctgaaagaagaagaaagttcttGTAGAGAAATAGATAGAAGATGTGACCTAACGACTCAACGATGAAAACTCACTCCATATTCTATGTGAGTCGGTTGACTCTGATTAGACCCCGAGAGAAACGTGCTCATAAGGGTAccatcaaatatttttcaagaagTTTGAATTTGGAGTCTTAGTGTTACATGAATTCTGATTTGTAAAAGATTTTTTATACACGTTCACTGGCTCTCTTAACACACTAaaattcttttccttcttcatttcattcttaaatcaaattcttaaattattacattttaaGATTTGTATCATgactaaatattaaaagataaaaaataatatttaatttattagttaattttaaattgaatcgTCACAAAAATTAGAATTGAGTTCTtaccatttattaaaattagttcatatattaaagattatttacgaaataaattctaaatttttaaaattataagaactcAATTCTTATTTTTGGCATCCGAGTTTAAATTCGATTTCTAATTATctattaaacttaattttttggCGATTAATTCCTTCCCAttttactaataataataattttgacaaatttaaaaaatttgagaatgaaattaaattgagaagtttactttatcataaattaattaatttaaattgaaaatggatTACACTAATTCaattaacttattttaattcaacccTATTAAATGTAATTAGTTTCTCAATTAATTAGAGCAGACATGATTCcggtaaattaattaatttcgaCCCTAGAtcatattattcaaattaatttatcaatTACGTCAACATTTTTGTCAcgtttaaaaaaaggaaaagaaaaataaaaatacttaacccaccaaaaaaaaaattgaatttatttatctaatgtGCATTTTTTAAGCtactcaaatatattttttgaagaaatatgaaattGGTTTTTAATTGGTTCCTATgtgtataaaaaaataaaaataattataaacaaatttacaactcattttatgaatatatatatatatatattaaagtataTTAAACATGTATTAACTATCACattaattctaatttcattAAAGTCAACTAATTAAGTTCACacttaactaatttaaaattaaattgaatcaatatctcatttttttaatctaataacaaaaaaaaaaaaaaaaagtttcttttCATCTGACTTGAAATTGCAGGTTAGGTGACTGAAATAGAGTTCATGACCAACACACAACACAAttctctattttcgagttagttgtctttttttgtaaatacatcactaattttcataataatactaaaaacAGAGTGGGGCAAAATGATTGGTTactctattttcaggttgtTCTAACTGGCAAATCTACTCAACTAAAGCCAAATAGAAACtaagttcaaataaatttgcCATAAATGAGTCATAAATTGATTTCGTGTATAAATTGAAGCTTTCGTAGTACAAGTTGGGAGACTTCAATTATCAAAATCTTCAACCCAACTCGACATTGATCGATTTAATTAGAATGTATAGCACTTTGAGTTTGTGGAGTCCTATAAAGTTAACCTTTCAAGTCGTAGCGGTAAGAAATTTTGGATTCATATCGAACATAAAGCTACCCACTTCTAACCCTGTTTCACTATATATAATActtgattaaaaattttaatttatataacattaaaaaattgagataCAAAGatttttatcaattaattttttttttttttttttttttttttttttttttttttttttttNNNNNNNNNNNNNNNNNNNNNNNNNNNNNNNNNNNNNNNNNNNNNNNNNNNNNNNNNNNNNNNNNNNNNNNNttttttttttttttttttttttttttttttttttttttttttttttataataaattatccTGTCGTCTTTCATTCCTCTAACTTCCCATATTTGCAGAGACAGAAACAGAGCAGCCATTACAGAGCACTAACGAAATCCTCCAAATCCATTTCCATGGAAGATTTGAAGCCAAGAACTCCTAATTCCTCTCCCCTCACTCCCATTGGCTTCCTCGAGAGAGCCGCCACAATCTACGGCGACTCTCCGTCCATCATCTACGGCGACACCACCTACACCTGGTCGGAGACTCACCATCGATGCCTTCAACTCGCCTCTTCCCTTTCCTCCTCCGGCATCCAGAGAGGCCACGTCGTCTCCGTCATCTCTCCCAACACTCCCCCCATGTACGAACTCCACTTCGCTGTTCCGATGGCCGGCGCCATCCTCAACACAATCAATACCCGCCTTGACGCTCGAACCATCTCCACGCTTCTCTTCCATAGCGAATCGAAACTCGTCTTTGTCGATCAAGCCTATTGTGCCCTAATCTTCGATGCATTGGCCTTGTTCCCACCGGAGACAAATCCGCCGTCGCTCGTCCTCATCGACGACGATGctgcggcggcggaggaggaatCGTTGTCGTCCTCTGTTTCAATTCGTATCGATTTTGTCGATTCGTATGAGGAAATGATTCAAAAAGGTGATTCTAAGTTCCAGTGGATTCGGCCGATTAGTGAATGGGATCCGATCGTTCTGAACTACACCTCTGGAACCACGTCGTCGCCGAAGGGAGTGGTTCACTGTCACAGAGGGGTTTTCATAGCTGCTTTCGATTCGCTTCTCGAATGGGGCGTTCCGAAGAATTCAGTTTATTTATGGACATTACCGATGTTTCACATCAATGGATGGAGTTTTTCCTGGGGAATCGCCGCCGTTGGTGGCACAAATGTATGCATTAGAAAATTCGATGCGGCGTTGATTTTTTCCCTAATTCGTCGCCATCACGTCACACACATGTGTGCAGCTCCGGTGGTGTTGAATATGCTAACGAACTCTTTGGATGACCGACCGCTTGATCGGCCGGTCAAGATTCTCACTGGCGGAGCACCACTACCTGCGGCGGTTTTGTTTCGCATTGAATCGTTAGGGTTTGATGTTACTCATGGATACGGATTGACGGAGACAGCAGGGATGGTGATTTGCTGCTCTTGGAAGACAGAGTGGAACCGGCTACCGGCGACAGAGCAGGCGCGGTTGAAAGCGCGGCAAGGTGTGAGGACTGCAGCGGTGGCGGCCGTAGATGTGGTTGATTTAGAGACCGGAAAGAGTGTGAAACAAGACGGAGTTTCGATCGGAGAGATTGTTGTGAGAGGAGGATCGATCATGGTTGGGTATTGGAAAGATCGAGAAGCTACGGCAAAGTCGATGACCGACGAGGGGTGGTTCCTTACCGGAGATGTTGGAGTGATGCATCCTGATGGATATTTGGAGATCAAGGACCGATCGAAGGATGTGATTATAAGCGGCGGAGAGAATTTGAGCAGCGTTGAGGTGGAATCGGTTTTGTATACGAATCCATCCGTGAATGAGGCGGCGGTGGTGGCGCGACCGGATGAGTTTTGGGGGGAGACGCCGTGTGCGTTTGTTAGCTTGAGAGAAGGATTGACTCGAAAGCCGACGGAGGAGGAGATTATTGAGTATTGCAGAGGGAAGCTACCACGATTTATGGTGCCGAAGACGGTGGTGTTCATGGCGGAGCTGCCAAAAACATCGACCGGAAAGATCAAGAAATATGTGCTGAAGGAaatagccatgtcaatagggCCGAAACCGAGCCGTTTGTGAAGAAATCACTCAAAATCCGAGTTgtttacaaattattaaacaatGTTGTtagttgttattttatttgatttatggTTTTAGAACTTTTAAGTTCATAGTTCTTTTCAATTAGTTCATTGTTTGCTTGTGTTTTCGTCGGGACCTTAATTCTTAACACATTGTGTACGACCTTAGTAGACCATCTCATAAACATGTAGAGCGTGACCTTATCATGAAGGATACGATCCTAGAGGATCATCTTATATATATGCAAGAACTGACCTCACATACAAGTTCATATTGTTAAACCACGACCCTAGTAGAAATTTGTATATAAAGTGAGTGACCCCATATGTATTCTCATCTCACGTAGAGCACGAACCGAGCACAAGCGTAGTAAAATGAAACATATTCATGTTAGAGTGATTTCACATCTGAGTTCATATTATTAGATGTAACGacttgaaattttctacttaatttaaggtcgctactgtatacatatcctaaatattgaatgcggaagactttacttaaattccataaaacatatcctttatcttaaaacacagccgtggacttacgtgtttcgaaaacatcttttaaacgacacaacaaaagactaaataaaataaataagcgtttaagttaaaaacatcctattctagcctaagtctaagaatataaataccactatcctatgcatgtgccatgatctcgagttgcgatgccgtcgtcagccgtacaagaATGCCTTGCCtaaacctgaaaaatgtagtagcacatggcttgagtatttaaagaaatatttagtaagtgaccccactattggggttaaatgcaagaacatgcaaatGCAATGACAGAACTTAtcctttcaatttattttcttacggTACTGTCCTAACGGATNacttaatttaaggtcgctactgtatacatatcctaaatattgaatgcggaagactttacttaaattccataaaacatatcctttatcttaaaacacagccgtggacttacgtgtttcgaaaacatcttttaaacgacacaacaaaagactaaataaaataaataagcgtttaagttaaaaacatcctattctagcctaagtctaagaatataaataccactatcctatgcatgtgtcatggtctcgagttgcgatgccgtcgtcagccgtacaagaATGCCTTGCCtaaacctgaaaaatgtagtagcacatggcttgagtatttaaagaaatatttagtaagtgaccccactattggggttaaatgcaagaacatgcaaatGCAATGACAGAACTTAtcctttcaatttattttcttacggtactgtcctaacggataatttggacgtgtaccatatactctacacacaacccatacgtgcgagtatgggctcaccagtcaattcgcacaccgctggaccactttccttgtcgggcgagcatactctgagagctccttaggccgaacaccgttagaactagtaaccatcacagcagcgctatgcaaaacataacgaaCGTACCCTTGctattggatgtacgcgtccgtaccctcgtgatggaataggggtatcccctaaaagcatgagcacacataatgcatgaggtctcttacatttctacttttatcattaatgaatatatcCCCGCTATCATCgttcatgcttaacatgtcatttctcatttttcagtctatgtatcatacataatcctaacggggttacatttcatttcatgtcattcataacatgttgtatacatacaatatagaaaacataacacaacgctccatgcttttaacatgtcgtttcataacgtgcaattcatacaacaattacctcaatggtcacacaaaacaatctaaacataacatatcacatcacaatatatcgtatcataaacatgttatatcgtaaacacttcgtggtcatatcattcactaacttatcatagccttaacgtttttatatctatcacagtcatattgTTAcctgaacgtaccttagtcatatcatcacaggaacgtatcctaacgctatcgttctatcaatctatcacaaaccaaTCCAtttctacccatatcctaaccatattctttcatcaatctcccctatccatagcactccggtatgtaacctaaccttaacgtttcatgaacgtatcttactcctatcgttacatttcgttttgtgcatccttctcgtatccaacatatccttgaacacatcataccataattattatcaacaatccacatattataacataacataaacataatataaacatatcaattcattGATAATTTacacatatcagtatatatgacacgtgcaaaacCACagacacgtgtcaacatcaaatataatcataccgatagtaagaccacttacctggttagaagtttaagttgttgtcacaaatatatccttaataaagttcgattctgtcatttgaaatccaagtcaaccaatgtgagtcaatgacatcagtttcaagtttgaactctataaaattatttctctcatTTACCTTAATCtattgttaaaagtcttgaaaaaatgttatatatctataattatatttttattaaaaatcttattttcaatggttactgttgtataaaaaaaataaaataaaaaaaaagagtatataGAGTTATTTCAAGTATTCAGCACTTTAATGCTCTCTATCTTTACTTTTCTCTCCCTATTTAGTTTATGctttttaattccttttcatgtattccaaatttctagcTGACTGGTGtttctaaatcttttcttatctcAGTGTTTACTTTTTGTTCACCAATTTTATCGGTCATTCGATTTTTgatctattcatttggctattgatataaatttaatttaatattattaatccGACCTGATTTatcgtataaatgattgacatttagtttctaactcaaagctaaaccatcctaataatttaatgagaTCTAACTCTAATTGCtatgatttctaaaaaaataaaaataaaaaaataaaaaaaataaaataaaaaaataaaaataaaaaaataaaagaaaatgaaggtttaatatataccttattgaTAAGATCTATCTTCTAAAACTCCGCGAATCTCAACTGGCtaaaggtcattctcatttttttccctcagtctcacaattgttgttttttttgtttctttttgcagtAACACTGTCTGGTGGAAAGATGGGTTGAgtagagataattgtgggaagggatgagaggttagtgaaGAGAAGTGgagaaatgttgtttttttttttgtttatttatttatttttaactattttttttataattatttttatttctttatttctttatttatgatttttttggcGGAAGAATAATATCACATACAAGCAAAAATGAACTCACATGCAAACTCATGCCAATAAAGAACAATCGTAGTAGAATAAGATAACAGACAATCAAGAGGGGAATGACCTCGTGCCTACCACCATATTAATTCCCACACGTAATATCCTGACCTAACGAAACAAATAGACTAAAAGTGTTTCTCTCTTAAGCCTGGTTCTATAATCTAACATAGCTTATCGTCACGACTTGTCTCTCAATTACCTATACACGTTAGACTTAAATACTACTACAATTCACATCTCATGCAATAACTTAACCGATTTCGTTCATAATCCAAGGTCTACACGAAACTCTATTTGTTTCATTCCAATTCACCATAACGCATAAGctttattaagaaattaagCCAAATATACCAATCCCGAGTCTAAGTTATAGCAAACATTTCTCTTTCATATTCACTCGTgcaaaatttattcaaaattgagccgaaaattcataataaatatttgtataattgAAATCCGTTCAAAAAGTGACCAAGCCAATCTAATTGGATCGAATTAGATGGTTAGATTAAACCGTTTAGATTGAACCTGTTTAACTAAACATATTAATTTAGGTGGATAAAATTGCCgacctaaattaataaaaatatttctaatgccacttaaattaataaaaatattcttaaattttgtatatctaaaaaaaacagtaaaaat
This genomic window from Cucurbita pepo subsp. pepo cultivar mu-cu-16 chromosome LG01, ASM280686v2, whole genome shotgun sequence contains:
- the LOC111811826 gene encoding probable acyl-activating enzyme 5, peroxisomal, translating into MYSTLSLWSPIKLTFQVVARQKQSSHYRALTKSSKSISMEDLKPRTPNSSPLTPIGFLERAATIYGDSPSIIYGDTTYTWSETHHRCLQLASSLSSSGIQRGHVVSVISPNTPPMYELHFAVPMAGAILNTINTRLDARTISTLLFHSESKLVFVDQAYCALIFDALALFPPETNPPSLVLIDDDAAAAEEESLSSSVSIRIDFVDSYEEMIQKGDSKFQWIRPISEWDPIVLNYTSGTTSSPKGVVHCHRGVFIAAFDSLLEWGVPKNSVYLWTLPMFHINGWSFSWGIAAVGGTNVCIRKFDAALIFSLIRRHHVTHMCAAPVVLNMLTNSLDDRPLDRPVKILTGGAPLPAAVLFRIESLGFDVTHGYGLTETAGMVICCSWKTEWNRLPATEQARLKARQGVRTAAVAAVDVVDLETGKSVKQDGVSIGEIVVRGGSIMVGYWKDREATAKSMTDEGWFLTGDVGVMHPDGYLEIKDRSKDVIISGGENLSSVEVESVLYTNPSVNEAAVVARPDEFWGETPCAFVSLREGLTRKPTEEEIIEYCRGKLPRFMVPKTVVFMAELPKTSTGKIKKYVLKEIAMSIGPKPSRL